A region of Curvibacter sp. AEP1-3 DNA encodes the following proteins:
- a CDS encoding HAD family hydrolase, whose protein sequence is MPSRHLLNLSDIRAITLDLDDTLWPVWPAIHRAEDILHHWLLAHAPLTAALYADPHQRRILRADTEAQWADHAHDLSVLRRESIRLALQRAGENPALAEPAFEVFFDARMQVELFDDAIPLLEAMSERWPVVAVSNGNADVNRVGIGQYFAASVSARDAGVGKPDPKIFHAACDAVGVQPSQVLHIGDDAALDVLGALGVGMQTVWVNREEHVWTYDQHPHVTVGSLQELQDLLSGDRT, encoded by the coding sequence ATGCCTAGCCGCCACCTGCTGAACCTGAGCGATATCCGCGCCATCACCCTCGACCTGGACGACACCTTGTGGCCGGTCTGGCCCGCCATTCACCGGGCGGAAGACATTCTTCACCATTGGTTGTTGGCGCATGCGCCGCTCACTGCCGCGCTCTATGCCGACCCGCACCAGCGCCGCATCTTGCGGGCGGATACGGAGGCCCAGTGGGCCGACCACGCGCATGACCTGAGCGTGCTGCGGCGCGAGTCCATCCGCCTGGCCTTGCAGCGCGCGGGCGAGAACCCTGCGCTGGCGGAGCCGGCGTTCGAGGTGTTTTTCGATGCGCGCATGCAGGTCGAGTTGTTTGACGACGCCATTCCTCTGTTGGAGGCCATGTCTGAGCGCTGGCCGGTGGTGGCGGTGTCCAATGGCAATGCGGATGTGAATCGCGTGGGCATAGGGCAGTACTTTGCGGCCAGTGTGAGCGCGCGCGATGCGGGGGTGGGCAAGCCCGATCCGAAAATTTTCCACGCTGCCTGTGATGCAGTGGGCGTGCAGCCCTCGCAGGTGCTGCACATCGGCGACGACGCTGCACTCGACGTGCTGGGTGCCCTGGGCGTCGGCATGCAGACGGTGTGGGTGAACCGCGAAGAGCACGTCTGGACCTACGACCAGCACCCGCATGTCACCGTGGGCAGCCTGCAGGAACTGCAGGACTTGCTCAGCGGCGACCGTACTTAA
- a CDS encoding penicillin acylase family protein yields MKLALKLVGLLLALLLLAAGGLGGWYLYQKQPVRSGVIELTDLGNKVTVRYDERGVPHISAQNEADLYRALGYVHAQDRLFQLEMVRRLANGELAEVLGPKLLEVDKLFRTLGLREHAKKVVASMDRSTPANQALLNYLDGINQYQDKHRVPLEFDLLGITPHPFTPEDTYAVGGYLAYSFAAAFRNEPVMTFIRDKLGPNYLRAFDIDWHPEGVITPLTAGSAGLSDSDWNSLNRIAAVSLQATELGGIPLLEGSNAWAISGKRTESGSPLLAGDPHIAFSAPAVWYEAHLSSPGFELFGHFQALNPTALLGHNQDFGWSLTMFQNDDIDLIAEKVNPDNPQQVWHQGQWVDMGTRSELIQVKGEPPVRISLRSTPNGPVINDAFKDSLGATPISMWWAFLVTENPVQQAFYELNRADTLEKARNAASKIHAPGLNIVWANAKGDIAWWAAGLLPQRPQGVNPTFILDAAKGEDQKPGFYAFQFNPQEENPARGYIMSANHQPQPKSGVPVPGYYNLPDRAQRLDALLKTPDVKWNSAEARKLQLDVTNNYGPRILRNLLPVMAAVVTDPNDKAFMEPLTKWDGAYTEDRIAATLFTQMMYELSKAAFADELGPVQFENLRQSRALDFALPLLVADPNSPWWDDVSTSAKESHFETVRIAWSNTLKHLQGLYGTSLLDWRWGSSHTLTHGHPLGRQKPLDKIFNVGPFPVPGGRETPNNLSGSIGPAPWAVTYGPSTRRVIDFADAGKAVGINPLGQSGVWPDKHYADQAEKYAKGEYVRMWLDEADIAAHTESTLVLRPAR; encoded by the coding sequence GTGAAACTGGCATTGAAACTGGTGGGCCTGCTGCTGGCCCTGTTGCTGCTGGCCGCAGGCGGCTTGGGCGGGTGGTATCTGTACCAAAAACAACCGGTACGCAGCGGCGTCATCGAGCTGACTGACCTGGGCAACAAGGTCACGGTGCGTTATGACGAGCGCGGCGTGCCCCACATCAGCGCCCAGAACGAGGCCGACCTCTACCGCGCACTAGGCTATGTACACGCCCAGGACCGCCTGTTCCAGCTCGAGATGGTGCGCCGCCTGGCCAACGGCGAATTGGCCGAGGTGCTGGGCCCCAAGTTGCTGGAGGTTGACAAGCTGTTCCGCACGCTGGGCCTGCGCGAGCACGCAAAAAAAGTGGTGGCCTCAATGGACCGCAGCACGCCGGCCAACCAGGCCTTGTTGAACTACCTGGACGGCATCAATCAGTACCAGGACAAGCACCGCGTTCCCCTAGAATTTGACCTTCTGGGTATCACCCCGCACCCCTTCACCCCGGAAGACACCTATGCCGTGGGGGGCTACCTGGCCTACAGCTTTGCCGCCGCCTTCCGCAATGAACCGGTGATGACTTTTATCCGTGACAAATTGGGCCCCAACTATCTGCGCGCCTTTGACATTGACTGGCACCCCGAGGGGGTGATCACCCCACTCACTGCCGGTAGTGCAGGCCTGAGCGACAGCGACTGGAACAGCCTGAACCGCATCGCCGCGGTGAGTCTGCAAGCCACCGAACTGGGGGGCATTCCTCTTCTGGAGGGCAGCAATGCCTGGGCCATTTCAGGCAAGCGTACCGAGTCCGGCAGCCCGCTGCTGGCGGGGGACCCGCACATTGCCTTCTCCGCGCCCGCCGTCTGGTACGAGGCGCACCTGAGCAGTCCGGGGTTTGAGTTGTTCGGCCACTTTCAGGCGCTCAACCCCACGGCGCTCCTGGGTCACAACCAGGATTTCGGCTGGAGCCTGACCATGTTCCAGAACGACGACATCGATTTGATTGCTGAGAAAGTCAACCCCGACAACCCGCAGCAGGTCTGGCACCAAGGCCAGTGGGTCGACATGGGTACCCGGTCTGAACTTATTCAGGTCAAGGGAGAACCTCCGGTGCGCATCAGCCTGCGCAGCACACCGAATGGCCCGGTCATCAACGACGCATTCAAAGACAGCCTGGGCGCCACTCCCATCTCGATGTGGTGGGCTTTTCTGGTCACCGAGAATCCGGTGCAACAAGCGTTTTATGAACTCAACCGCGCCGACACGCTGGAGAAGGCCCGCAACGCCGCCAGCAAGATCCACGCGCCCGGCCTGAACATTGTTTGGGCCAATGCCAAAGGCGACATCGCTTGGTGGGCAGCCGGCCTGCTACCCCAGCGTCCGCAAGGGGTGAACCCCACCTTTATCCTGGATGCCGCCAAGGGCGAAGACCAAAAACCCGGTTTTTACGCGTTCCAGTTCAACCCGCAAGAGGAGAACCCGGCGCGCGGCTACATCATGTCGGCCAACCACCAGCCCCAACCCAAGAGCGGCGTGCCGGTGCCGGGCTACTACAACCTGCCAGACCGCGCCCAGCGCCTGGACGCCCTGCTGAAAACACCGGACGTCAAGTGGAACAGCGCGGAGGCCCGCAAGCTGCAACTGGACGTTACCAACAATTACGGCCCGCGCATCCTGCGCAACCTGTTGCCCGTGATGGCTGCGGTGGTCACCGACCCCAATGACAAAGCCTTCATGGAGCCGCTGACCAAATGGGATGGCGCCTACACCGAAGACCGCATCGCCGCCACCCTGTTCACCCAGATGATGTACGAGCTGTCGAAAGCAGCCTTTGCCGATGAGCTGGGCCCGGTGCAGTTTGAGAACCTGCGCCAGTCCCGTGCGCTGGACTTTGCCTTGCCCCTTCTGGTGGCGGACCCGAATTCACCTTGGTGGGATGACGTAAGCACATCCGCCAAAGAAAGCCATTTTGAGACGGTGCGCATTGCCTGGTCCAACACGCTCAAGCATTTGCAAGGCCTCTACGGCACCAGCCTGCTCGATTGGCGGTGGGGCTCTTCCCACACGCTCACGCACGGCCACCCTCTGGGGCGCCAAAAGCCCCTGGACAAGATCTTCAACGTGGGGCCTTTCCCGGTACCCGGCGGACGCGAAACTCCCAACAACCTGTCAGGCTCCATCGGCCCTGCCCCTTGGGCGGTGACCTATGGGCCCTCTACGCGGCGGGTGATTGATTTTGCAGATGCCGGCAAAGCCGTGGGTATCAATCCGCTGGGCCAGAGCGGCGTGTGGCCCGACAAACACTACGCGGACCAGGCGGAGAAATACGCCAAGGGCGAATACGTGCGCATGTGGCTGGACGAAGCAGACATCGCCGCCCACACCGAAAGCACTTTGGTGCTGCGGCCGGCGCGCTGA
- a CDS encoding efflux RND transporter periplasmic adaptor subunit — translation MSPHKLLLATPVLLSALLLTACSKPAPSEEPVRAVKLMTVGVGSIQSSLEFSADVRARVESRLGFRVGGKVVRRAVELGQTVKAGQVIAQLDPQDYKLAADAARAQVAAAQTNRDLAAADYKRYKELRDQNFISGAELERRDTALKAAQAQLEQAQAQLNNQGNQAGYTTLVADVSGVVTAVTAEVGQVVAAGTPVVQIAQDGPRDVVFSVPEDKVALIKQGSKVDVRVWASKTQVEGTVREVAASADPVTRTFTVKVALEAKDALPLGSTVSVSPKALDRGAVQVIKLPTSALLKAGEGSSVWVLDSATMTVKPQPVVVATADGNDAVITQGLMPGMQVVVAGVHVLSPGQKVSIYKEKGAVAPAPSAPAAMDSVAPSAAAASAAGK, via the coding sequence ATGTCTCCTCACAAACTACTTCTTGCCACGCCGGTTTTGCTCAGCGCCTTGCTGTTGACCGCCTGTTCCAAGCCTGCGCCTTCTGAAGAGCCGGTGCGTGCTGTCAAGCTGATGACGGTGGGTGTGGGCAGCATCCAGTCGAGCCTGGAGTTTTCTGCCGATGTGCGGGCACGTGTGGAGTCCCGGCTGGGGTTCCGGGTGGGCGGCAAAGTGGTGCGCCGCGCTGTGGAGCTGGGGCAGACGGTCAAAGCCGGGCAGGTGATCGCCCAGCTGGATCCGCAAGATTACAAGTTGGCGGCTGACGCCGCTCGCGCCCAGGTGGCCGCAGCCCAGACCAACCGCGACCTCGCAGCCGCTGACTACAAGCGCTACAAAGAGTTGCGCGACCAGAACTTCATCAGCGGTGCCGAGTTGGAGCGTCGCGACACGGCCCTCAAAGCCGCCCAGGCCCAGCTGGAGCAGGCGCAGGCCCAGCTCAACAACCAAGGCAATCAAGCCGGCTACACCACACTGGTGGCCGATGTGTCGGGCGTCGTGACGGCAGTGACCGCAGAAGTCGGCCAGGTGGTGGCTGCAGGTACACCGGTGGTGCAGATTGCACAGGATGGTCCGCGCGATGTGGTGTTTTCTGTGCCTGAAGACAAAGTGGCTTTGATCAAGCAAGGCTCCAAGGTGGATGTGCGCGTGTGGGCGAGCAAAACCCAGGTGGAAGGCACGGTGCGCGAAGTCGCTGCCAGCGCCGACCCGGTGACCCGTACCTTCACCGTGAAGGTGGCACTGGAGGCTAAAGATGCCTTGCCCTTGGGTAGCACGGTGTCGGTGTCGCCCAAAGCCCTGGACCGCGGTGCGGTGCAAGTGATCAAGCTGCCGACCTCGGCGCTGCTGAAGGCGGGCGAGGGAAGCAGCGTGTGGGTACTGGACAGCGCGACCATGACAGTCAAACCCCAGCCCGTAGTGGTGGCGACGGCAGACGGCAATGACGCCGTCATTACCCAGGGCCTGATGCCCGGAATGCAGGTGGTGGTAGCAGGGGTGCACGTGCTGTCACCCGGCCAGAAAGTTTCCATCTACAAGGAAAAAGGCGCAGTAGCGCCCGCCCCATCTGCACCAGCAGCTATGGATTCTGTAGCGCCTTCTGCCGCAGCGGCTTCTGCTGCCGGCAAGTGA
- the hpnC gene encoding squalene synthase HpnC, whose product MPALPDSAAPLAPVAAPITHYENFPVASVLCPPHLRAPIAAIYHFARTADDIADEGDANADERLAELAMYRSGLDDAPEALARWPQVFGPLRAQHEAHGLPVHLLHALLDAFVQDTKKTRDGTGYRDHAELLDYCSRSADPVGRLLLHLYGVQDAESLEMSDAICSALQLINFWQDLSVDIPRGRYYLPQEACERFGVNQADILARKQTPNATKLIAACAQQASASMQKGAPLVHRLPGRAGWELRLVVQGGLRILDKIAAMNYRTLERRPKLYAWDYGVMVWRALWM is encoded by the coding sequence ATGCCCGCCCTGCCCGATTCCGCTGCTCCTTTGGCCCCAGTCGCTGCCCCCATCACGCATTACGAGAATTTCCCTGTTGCCTCGGTGTTGTGCCCGCCCCACTTGCGGGCGCCGATTGCGGCGATCTACCACTTTGCCCGCACTGCAGACGACATTGCCGACGAAGGTGACGCCAACGCCGACGAGCGCCTGGCCGAGCTCGCGATGTACCGCAGCGGCCTGGATGACGCGCCCGAGGCACTGGCCCGCTGGCCCCAAGTCTTCGGCCCGCTGCGTGCCCAGCACGAGGCCCACGGCCTGCCCGTCCATCTGCTACATGCCCTGCTGGACGCCTTTGTGCAAGACACCAAGAAGACCCGCGACGGCACCGGCTACCGTGACCACGCCGAGCTGCTGGACTACTGCAGCCGCTCCGCCGACCCGGTGGGCCGCTTGCTGCTGCACCTTTATGGCGTGCAGGACGCGGAGTCCCTGGAAATGAGCGACGCCATCTGCTCCGCCTTGCAACTTATCAACTTCTGGCAGGACCTGAGTGTGGACATTCCCCGTGGCCGTTATTACCTGCCGCAGGAAGCCTGTGAGCGCTTTGGCGTGAACCAGGCGGATATTCTGGCGCGCAAGCAGACCCCAAACGCTACCAAATTGATAGCTGCTTGCGCACAGCAGGCAAGCGCCAGCATGCAAAAAGGTGCTCCTTTGGTACACCGCCTGCCCGGCCGGGCCGGCTGGGAGTTGCGCCTAGTGGTGCAAGGCGGCCTGCGCATTTTGGACAAGATCGCTGCCATGAACTACCGCACCCTGGAGCGCCGGCCCAAGCTGTATGCGTGGGATTACGGGGTGATGGTGTGGCGGGCTTTGTGGATGTGA
- a CDS encoding helix-turn-helix domain-containing protein, with the protein MPTTTPLIPLSMPVPSGEQLKAARLAAGLNQAQAAELMGYSLQTGSRGGVQSRTWQALESPTDDRNMQGPVFAMFLLLTGQHPTLQLVTREPQAPDAAKNPDAA; encoded by the coding sequence ATGCCCACCACAACCCCGTTGATTCCACTTTCGATGCCGGTTCCCTCCGGCGAACAGCTCAAAGCCGCGCGGCTGGCCGCCGGTCTGAACCAAGCACAGGCCGCCGAACTGATGGGCTATTCGCTGCAAACGGGCAGCCGGGGTGGCGTGCAGTCGCGGACCTGGCAGGCGCTGGAAAGCCCCACCGATGATCGCAACATGCAAGGACCGGTGTTCGCCATGTTTTTGCTGCTCACCGGCCAGCACCCCACCTTGCAACTGGTGACCAGAGAGCCCCAGGCACCCGACGCCGCCAAAAACCCCGACGCTGCCTGA
- the hpnE gene encoding hydroxysqualene dehydroxylase HpnE: MRIAIVGAGWAGMAAAVTATLAGHRAIVFEAARAVGGRARALNGTLPDGTPVVLDNGQHILIGAYTRTLELMRTVGADPATHLQRLPLDLRFADGEGLALPSWPSPLDALAGIATARGWTWADRWSLLRASVGWQLAGFQCAPGTRVADLCRTLSPTIKAMLIAPLCVSALNTPAERACGQVFLTVLRDSLFGGRGSSNLLLPTRDLSSLFPAAAAEWLVNRGGELRTGMRVTSLQHDNTWQVNGEAFDAVIWATSSSNAASALMESARAAPETIADSLRQWSTTAEALRFEAIATVYSYAPDAALSRPMVALRDDADHPAQFVFDRGQLDGTRGLLAFVVSASDGDKETLERQVLAQARTQLGLELTPVQTVIEKRATFACTPALQRPGQAVAPGLWACGDYVAGPYPATLEGAIRSGMAAAESLGTA, encoded by the coding sequence ATGAGAATCGCCATCGTCGGCGCCGGCTGGGCCGGGATGGCGGCTGCAGTGACGGCGACACTCGCCGGGCACCGCGCTATCGTTTTTGAAGCAGCTCGCGCAGTCGGCGGGCGCGCCAGAGCCTTGAACGGCACATTGCCTGACGGCACGCCAGTGGTGCTGGACAACGGCCAACACATCCTGATTGGCGCCTACACCCGCACTCTGGAGCTGATGCGTACTGTGGGCGCAGACCCCGCCACCCACCTGCAGCGCCTGCCCTTGGACTTGCGCTTTGCCGACGGCGAAGGCCTGGCCTTGCCGAGTTGGCCCAGCCCCTTGGACGCGCTGGCGGGCATCGCGACCGCCCGTGGCTGGACCTGGGCCGACCGCTGGAGCCTGCTGCGGGCCTCGGTGGGCTGGCAACTCGCGGGCTTCCAATGCGCACCGGGCACCCGCGTTGCAGACCTGTGCCGCACCCTAAGCCCCACCATCAAAGCCATGCTGATAGCCCCGCTGTGTGTCTCGGCACTCAACACGCCCGCCGAGCGGGCTTGTGGCCAGGTCTTTCTGACCGTGCTGCGCGACTCGCTGTTCGGCGGGCGCGGTAGCTCCAACCTGCTGCTGCCCACACGCGATCTCTCCAGCCTATTTCCAGCCGCCGCGGCAGAGTGGCTGGTCAACCGAGGTGGAGAGCTGCGTACCGGTATGCGGGTGACAAGCCTCCAACACGACAACACCTGGCAAGTGAATGGCGAAGCATTTGACGCCGTCATTTGGGCCACATCATCGTCCAATGCGGCCTCCGCGCTCATGGAATCTGCGCGAGCAGCTCCTGAAACCATAGCAGACAGCTTGCGGCAGTGGTCAACTACGGCCGAAGCCTTGCGGTTCGAAGCCATTGCCACCGTCTATTCCTACGCCCCCGACGCCGCCCTGAGCCGACCCATGGTGGCGCTGCGCGATGACGCGGACCACCCGGCCCAGTTTGTTTTCGATCGCGGCCAGCTCGATGGCACCCGTGGCCTGCTCGCTTTTGTGGTCAGTGCCAGCGACGGCGACAAAGAGACGCTGGAGCGTCAGGTGTTGGCACAGGCCCGCACGCAGCTGGGGCTGGAACTCACGCCTGTGCAAACGGTGATCGAAAAACGCGCCACTTTTGCCTGCACACCCGCGCTGCAACGCCCCGGTCAGGCTGTAGCCCCGGGCCTTTGGGCCTGCGGCGACTACGTAGCTGGCCCCTACCCCGCCACGCTGGAAGGCGCCATCCGCAGTGGCATGGCGGCTGCAGAGTCCCTGGGCACCGCTTGA
- a CDS encoding efflux RND transporter permease subunit, with protein sequence MNQEPSKGFNLSKWALDHSALTRYLMIVLMLLGAAAYFQLGQDEDPPFTFRAMVVRTYWPGATAQQVAEQVTDKIERTLQEVQYADQIRSYSKPGESQIIFQIKDSSKGSDVPNVWYTVRKKIGDMRGTLPGGVVGPFFNDDFGDVYGVIYALEGDGFNYAELKTFADDVRQRLLRVPDVAKVELFGAQDEKLYIEISQKRLAQLGLDFNQVLAQLGQQNAVESAGAVQTPLDVVQVRVGGQFNAVAQLADMPIRGASGNQFRLKDIATIGKGYVDPPSVKVHHQGKEVIALGVSMAKGGDIIALGHALEKTFVGIEKSLPAGIKLVQLQDQPKSVSTSVNEFVRVLIEAVVIVLAVSFIALGLHKRPGNHPLWKRWILDVRPGLVVGITIPLVLAVTFLGMYYWGIGLHKISLGSLIIALGLLVDDAIIAVEMMVRKMEEGYDKVRAATFAYEVTAMPMLTGTLITAVGFLPIGLAKSVTGEYTYAIFAVTVLALILSWFVSVYFVPYLGNWLLKSQPHHAGESVHQEHFDTPFYNAFRRTVNWCVQHRWTTIGATILVFALGIVGMGKVQQQFFPDSSRPEVLVDIWFPEGTSFANNQEVTQRVEARLMQEAGVASVSTWIGSGVPRFYLPLDQVFPQTNVSQFIIIPVDLKVRESLRVKLPALLASEFPEVRGRVKLLPNGPPVAYPVQFRVVGGDPLVLRDRADEVKAAMRQSRKTRGVNDNWNESVKVLRLEVDQDKARALGVSSQSIAQAAKTLSTGTTVGQYREGDKLIDIVLRQPQDERNAITDIANAYLPTSSGKSIPITQIAKPVFTWEPGVMWRENRDYAITVQSDIVEGMQGATVTAELLPQMKALEAQWATKGFNGYRIEVAGAVAESSKGSASIVAGVPIMLFLTFTLLMLQLQSFSRSLLVFITGPLGIAGVAGALILLGRPFGFVALLGVIALMGMIQRNSVILIDQIEQDRAAGIPAWDAIVESAVRRLRPIVLTAAAAVLAMIPLSRSVFWGPMAVAIMGGLIVATVLTLLALPAMYAAWFRVKREIPAAT encoded by the coding sequence ATGAACCAAGAACCAAGCAAGGGGTTTAACCTCTCCAAATGGGCGCTGGACCATTCCGCGCTCACTCGTTATTTGATGATCGTGCTGATGCTGTTGGGCGCTGCCGCCTACTTCCAGCTCGGCCAGGACGAAGACCCGCCATTCACCTTCCGAGCCATGGTCGTGCGTACCTACTGGCCCGGTGCCACCGCCCAGCAAGTGGCAGAGCAGGTGACCGACAAGATCGAGCGCACGCTGCAGGAAGTGCAGTACGCCGACCAGATCCGCAGCTACTCCAAGCCCGGCGAGTCCCAGATCATTTTCCAGATCAAGGACTCCAGCAAAGGCAGTGATGTTCCCAACGTCTGGTACACGGTGCGCAAGAAGATCGGCGACATGCGCGGCACCTTGCCGGGCGGCGTGGTCGGTCCGTTTTTCAATGACGACTTCGGCGATGTGTATGGCGTGATTTACGCGCTGGAAGGCGACGGCTTCAACTATGCCGAGCTCAAGACCTTTGCCGACGATGTGCGCCAGCGCCTGCTGCGCGTGCCCGATGTGGCCAAGGTGGAGCTGTTCGGCGCGCAGGACGAAAAGCTCTACATCGAGATCTCCCAGAAGCGTCTGGCCCAGTTGGGGCTGGACTTCAACCAGGTGCTGGCGCAACTCGGCCAGCAGAACGCGGTGGAATCCGCCGGTGCAGTGCAGACCCCGCTGGACGTGGTGCAAGTGCGTGTAGGCGGCCAGTTCAATGCGGTCGCGCAGTTGGCTGACATGCCGATCCGCGGCGCCAGCGGCAACCAGTTCCGCCTGAAAGACATTGCCACCATCGGCAAGGGCTATGTGGACCCACCGTCCGTCAAAGTGCACCACCAGGGCAAGGAAGTGATTGCGCTGGGCGTATCCATGGCCAAGGGGGGAGACATCATCGCCCTCGGCCACGCGCTGGAAAAAACGTTTGTAGGCATAGAGAAATCCTTGCCTGCCGGTATCAAGCTGGTGCAGTTGCAGGACCAACCCAAGTCGGTCTCCACATCGGTGAACGAGTTTGTACGGGTGCTGATTGAGGCGGTGGTGATTGTGCTGGCAGTGAGCTTTATCGCTCTGGGCCTGCACAAGCGGCCCGGTAACCACCCTTTGTGGAAGCGCTGGATCCTGGACGTGCGTCCCGGGTTGGTGGTGGGCATCACGATTCCTTTGGTGTTGGCCGTGACGTTCCTCGGCATGTACTACTGGGGCATCGGCCTGCACAAGATTTCGCTGGGCTCGCTCATCATTGCGCTGGGCCTGCTGGTGGATGACGCCATCATTGCCGTGGAAATGATGGTCCGCAAGATGGAAGAGGGCTACGACAAGGTGCGTGCAGCTACCTTTGCGTATGAAGTCACCGCCATGCCCATGCTGACCGGCACATTGATTACGGCAGTGGGCTTCCTGCCCATCGGTCTGGCCAAGTCGGTGACCGGCGAATACACCTACGCCATCTTTGCGGTGACAGTGCTGGCGCTGATCCTGAGCTGGTTTGTGTCGGTGTACTTTGTGCCTTATTTGGGCAACTGGTTGCTCAAGAGCCAGCCGCACCATGCCGGCGAATCTGTTCATCAGGAGCACTTTGACACTCCGTTCTACAACGCTTTCCGCCGCACAGTGAACTGGTGCGTGCAGCATCGCTGGACGACGATTGGTGCCACCATTCTGGTGTTCGCATTGGGTATCGTGGGTATGGGCAAGGTGCAGCAGCAATTCTTCCCGGACTCCAGCCGCCCTGAGGTCTTGGTGGATATCTGGTTCCCCGAAGGCACTTCGTTTGCCAACAACCAGGAAGTTACCCAGCGCGTGGAAGCCCGCCTGATGCAGGAGGCCGGTGTGGCTTCGGTGAGCACCTGGATCGGTTCCGGTGTGCCGCGTTTTTACTTGCCGCTGGACCAGGTGTTCCCGCAAACCAACGTGTCGCAGTTCATCATCATTCCGGTGGACTTGAAAGTGCGTGAGTCCTTGCGGGTGAAGTTGCCGGCTTTGTTGGCCAGCGAGTTCCCCGAGGTGCGTGGCCGCGTCAAGCTGCTGCCTAACGGTCCGCCCGTGGCCTATCCGGTGCAGTTCCGGGTGGTAGGCGGTGATCCGCTGGTGCTGCGTGATCGGGCCGACGAAGTCAAGGCCGCCATGCGCCAGAGCCGCAAAACCCGTGGTGTGAACGACAACTGGAACGAGTCCGTCAAGGTTTTGCGCCTCGAGGTCGACCAGGACAAGGCCCGTGCATTGGGTGTCAGCAGCCAGAGCATTGCCCAGGCCGCCAAAACCTTGTCCACCGGCACGACCGTGGGTCAATACCGTGAGGGTGACAAGCTGATCGACATCGTGCTGCGCCAGCCACAGGATGAGCGCAACGCCATCACCGACATCGCCAATGCCTACCTGCCCACCAGTAGCGGCAAGTCCATCCCGATCACTCAGATCGCCAAGCCGGTGTTCACGTGGGAGCCGGGTGTGATGTGGCGCGAGAACCGGGATTACGCAATCACGGTGCAAAGTGACATCGTTGAAGGAATGCAAGGCGCAACCGTGACCGCGGAGTTGCTGCCCCAGATGAAAGCGCTGGAAGCGCAATGGGCCACCAAAGGTTTCAATGGCTATCGCATTGAAGTGGCCGGCGCGGTGGCGGAGAGCTCCAAGGGCTCTGCATCCATCGTGGCGGGTGTTCCCATCATGCTGTTCCTGACCTTTACGCTGCTCATGCTGCAGTTGCAGAGCTTCAGCCGATCGCTACTGGTATTCATTACCGGGCCTCTGGGCATTGCAGGTGTCGCCGGTGCGCTGATCTTGTTGGGGCGTCCGTTCGGATTCGTTGCGTTACTGGGGGTGATTGCCTTGATGGGCATGATCCAGCGCAACTCGGTGATCCTGATTGACCAGATCGAGCAAGACAGGGCTGCGGGCATCCCGGCTTGGGACGCCATTGTGGAATCTGCGGTGCGCCGTCTGCGACCCATCGTGCTCACCGCAGCAGCCGCGGTGCTGGCCATGATTCCGCTGTCTCGCTCCGTGTTCTGGGGCCCTATGGCGGTTGCCATCATGGGGGGCTTGATTGTGGCTACCGTGCTGACTTTGCTGGCTTTGCCGGCCATGTATGCAGCGTGGTTCCGGGTCAAACGCGAGATTCCTGCCGCAACTTGA
- the hpnD gene encoding presqualene diphosphate synthase HpnD, protein MTPEQYVQEKAAASGSSFYYAFLFLPAPRRAAITAFYAFCREVDDVVDDMVDAGVAATKLAWWRSEVQQSFNGTVTHPVMKALMPHTAAYNIEARHLLAVIDGCQMDLEQTRYLDYPGLQRYCHLVAGVVGEVAAGIFGQTDPQTTQYAHKLGQALQLTNILRDVGEDAMRGRIYLPVNELQQFDVKAHEILKRSYSDRFVALMKFQAQRAQGLYDEALALLPAADRRTQKPGLMMASIYRALLTEIERDNFQVLHQRVSLTPLRKFWLAWKVQALGRL, encoded by the coding sequence ATGACCCCAGAGCAATACGTCCAGGAAAAAGCCGCTGCGTCCGGCAGCAGCTTTTACTACGCCTTTCTTTTCCTGCCTGCCCCGCGCCGCGCCGCCATCACCGCCTTTTATGCCTTCTGCCGTGAGGTGGACGATGTGGTGGACGACATGGTCGACGCCGGAGTGGCTGCCACCAAACTCGCCTGGTGGCGCTCCGAAGTTCAGCAATCCTTCAACGGCACGGTTACCCACCCGGTCATGAAGGCGCTCATGCCACACACCGCTGCCTACAACATCGAAGCCCGCCACTTGCTGGCCGTGATTGATGGCTGCCAAATGGACCTGGAGCAAACCCGCTACCTCGACTACCCCGGCCTGCAACGCTATTGCCACCTGGTGGCTGGCGTGGTGGGCGAAGTGGCAGCCGGCATCTTCGGCCAGACCGACCCGCAAACCACCCAGTACGCCCATAAACTGGGCCAGGCCCTGCAGCTCACCAACATCCTGCGCGATGTGGGGGAAGACGCCATGCGCGGGCGCATTTACCTGCCGGTCAATGAGCTTCAGCAGTTCGATGTGAAGGCGCACGAAATCCTCAAACGCAGCTACTCCGACCGCTTTGTGGCGCTGATGAAGTTTCAGGCCCAGCGCGCCCAAGGCTTGTATGACGAGGCACTGGCCTTGCTGCCTGCCGCCGACCGCCGCACACAGAAGCCCGGCCTGATGATGGCCAGCATCTACCGCGCCCTGCTCACCGAGATTGAGCGCGACAACTTCCAGGTGCTGCACCAGCGCGTCAGCCTCACCCCGCTGCGCAAGTTCTGGCTGGCGTGGAAGGTGCAGGCGCTCGGAAGATTATGA